In a single window of the Paenibacillus sp. MMS20-IR301 genome:
- a CDS encoding VWA domain-containing protein: MKKIIWLLCLCLICTTVILPSPAHANSKVDIVFIIDRSGSMGGSITNVQDNINAFCNQLNNQGIDFRLGLVTYEYETTTYDFTSNVNVFKQYLSSIVIDGGDEVGLDAIKKAMDYYAFDVNSTKYFILIGDEEIKSLSMYNTTDSVKSQLVSNNIKLTSIGVESIKWQFEQLSNATGGLYLDLYSNFNQNLTTIFQQIQKIPTMEIVSPYGGQLISEGSFIPALKVADLDNELLTLRYYLDSEPWAREEKSVTNTATAQIVSFSAANMGAISEGAHTLRFTVSDSSATVQDVVSIFVDKSNPLLGSIEVSSTDSQIQITGSASDTGSGLESAPYRYTIGSQSSGWTTAPGYSVGGLSPNTSYYTKFEARDKAGHISVKEQNMHTKAQIPAVSVQTTGETTLKLVVNDWNASGVKYVIQSGSSYVSSSGTLVGSPAWLTLDGKSLAVSGLSANTGYSFQAKARNSEGLETAYGAAVSGTTLASAPAGITPDVSQQWIKLTWPAVPNALGYDVEADGTVISNGTSSTFIHNGLSPNTQHTYRVRVRNSGGTGNWSTLVTKLTLPDPPAIPGQLFTLPSQRQVTLGWDLVAKATKYEVEADGNIVDNGNSNSYVHQGLQPQTDHSYRVRASNPGGTSEWSAPVKQQTWPDPPATPTNISAVTEIHKIAVKWDGMERATGYEIEVDGLILENDGLSSYTHEGLDALSGHTYRIRAKNIGGKSAWSAPLDITTHPEIPDVPTNIMTTSDQTAITASWYTVPHTDSYDVEIDHNKVVNVPDNSFVHDQLAADSAHTYRIRANNISGSSGWSKLVTMSTMPAGTDALALTNMAAIVTNKSITLSWDTVAADARYDIEVDGKLLDNGANTIYSHTGLGAEEFHVYKIRVKQGTDAGEWVAVLALSTLSNLPDAPEKLDGFAKDTSIELQWKKIEGATGYQLEIDGKVEELAGASKYIHNNLTSGTAHTYRIRAMNATGVTAWSPALQKSTTSPDYTLAVKKDKEYSLTLLASSVQDFSELVFTVTYDPNELELADLYDFTPAHDLSSGVIPDSNLSAVYSSGKIIFTINQNVVPGSSWSGEITTLLFKSKINGTANVHVTVD; encoded by the coding sequence ATGAAAAAAATAATATGGCTGTTATGCCTGTGCCTAATATGCACAACAGTTATCCTTCCATCCCCTGCTCATGCCAACAGCAAGGTGGACATTGTGTTCATTATTGACCGTTCAGGAAGTATGGGCGGTTCGATTACAAATGTTCAGGATAATATTAATGCCTTTTGTAACCAATTGAATAACCAAGGTATAGATTTTCGTTTAGGACTTGTAACTTATGAATATGAGACTACAACTTATGATTTCACTTCTAATGTTAATGTGTTCAAGCAATATTTGAGCAGTATCGTTATCGACGGAGGTGATGAGGTCGGTCTGGATGCGATCAAAAAAGCAATGGACTATTACGCATTTGATGTGAATTCGACGAAGTATTTCATCTTGATTGGTGATGAAGAGATTAAGTCGCTATCTATGTACAACACTACAGATAGTGTGAAAAGCCAGCTTGTCAGCAATAACATTAAACTTACTTCTATAGGTGTAGAGTCTATAAAATGGCAGTTTGAGCAGCTTTCTAACGCCACCGGCGGGCTTTATTTAGATCTGTACAGCAATTTCAATCAAAATTTGACGACTATCTTTCAACAGATTCAGAAAATCCCTACGATGGAGATTGTTTCTCCTTACGGTGGACAACTCATTAGTGAGGGCTCGTTCATACCCGCACTTAAGGTAGCCGACTTGGATAATGAGCTTTTGACTCTCCGTTACTATCTCGATTCCGAACCCTGGGCCCGGGAAGAGAAGTCAGTAACCAATACGGCTACCGCCCAGATAGTTTCCTTCAGTGCGGCTAACATGGGGGCGATATCAGAAGGGGCACATACGCTCCGCTTCACAGTCAGCGACAGTTCAGCAACCGTACAGGATGTTGTGTCCATCTTCGTTGATAAATCCAATCCCTTGCTTGGCAGTATAGAAGTAAGCTCAACAGACTCCCAAATACAAATTACCGGGTCGGCTTCGGATACAGGCTCAGGGCTGGAAAGTGCACCTTACCGGTATACGATCGGAAGCCAGAGCAGCGGCTGGACAACAGCACCCGGTTATAGCGTAGGCGGCTTGTCTCCTAATACATCCTATTACACTAAGTTTGAAGCCAGGGACAAGGCGGGACATATTTCTGTAAAAGAGCAAAATATGCATACGAAAGCCCAAATCCCTGCTGTATCGGTGCAAACTACGGGTGAAACCACACTTAAGCTGGTGGTGAATGATTGGAATGCTTCAGGAGTGAAGTATGTCATTCAGTCCGGTTCTTCTTATGTAAGCTCGTCCGGGACACTGGTGGGTTCTCCTGCCTGGCTGACACTGGACGGCAAGAGTCTGGCGGTCAGCGGACTAAGCGCGAATACCGGCTACAGCTTTCAAGCCAAGGCCAGGAATAGCGAGGGTCTGGAGACCGCTTATGGGGCGGCAGTCAGCGGAACAACCTTAGCGTCTGCACCCGCGGGTATTACGCCAGACGTGTCGCAGCAGTGGATTAAGCTAACATGGCCCGCAGTACCGAATGCTTTGGGCTACGATGTAGAAGCAGACGGCACGGTAATCAGCAATGGTACGTCTAGTACGTTTATACATAATGGCTTGTCGCCCAATACACAGCATACCTACAGGGTCCGGGTGCGGAATTCAGGCGGAACAGGGAACTGGAGTACGCTAGTAACAAAGCTGACGCTGCCCGATCCTCCGGCCATTCCGGGACAGCTCTTCACGCTGCCCAGCCAGAGGCAGGTGACCCTCGGCTGGGACCTGGTGGCAAAAGCAACGAAATATGAGGTGGAAGCCGACGGGAATATCGTGGATAACGGCAACAGCAACAGCTATGTTCATCAAGGGCTGCAGCCCCAGACCGATCACAGCTACCGCGTGCGGGCCAGCAATCCGGGAGGCACCAGTGAGTGGAGCGCCCCGGTGAAGCAGCAGACCTGGCCGGATCCTCCGGCTACACCAACGAATATATCAGCGGTTACCGAGATTCATAAGATTGCGGTGAAATGGGACGGTATGGAGCGGGCGACCGGCTATGAAATTGAAGTGGACGGGTTAATCCTAGAGAATGACGGGCTAAGCAGCTATACCCATGAGGGGCTTGATGCGCTAAGCGGTCATACCTACCGGATACGGGCCAAGAATATCGGCGGAAAAAGCGCCTGGAGTGCGCCGCTGGATATTACAACTCACCCGGAAATCCCGGATGTTCCAACGAATATTATGACTACTTCGGATCAGACCGCAATTACGGCATCCTGGTATACCGTACCGCATACGGATAGCTATGATGTGGAAATCGACCACAACAAAGTGGTGAATGTTCCTGACAATTCTTTTGTACATGATCAATTGGCAGCGGATAGCGCACACACCTACAGAATCCGGGCCAATAATATCAGCGGCTCCAGCGGATGGTCCAAGCTGGTAACGATGAGCACAATGCCGGCAGGAACAGATGCGCTGGCGCTGACTAATATGGCGGCAATCGTCACCAACAAATCAATCACCTTGTCCTGGGATACAGTAGCGGCAGACGCCCGGTATGATATCGAAGTGGACGGCAAGCTGCTGGATAACGGTGCGAATACCATCTACAGCCACACTGGGCTGGGGGCAGAAGAATTCCATGTCTACAAGATCCGCGTGAAGCAGGGAACGGATGCCGGGGAATGGGTAGCGGTGCTGGCACTTTCCACGCTCTCGAATCTGCCGGATGCCCCGGAGAAGCTCGATGGCTTCGCCAAAGATACATCCATAGAGCTGCAGTGGAAGAAGATCGAGGGCGCTACAGGCTACCAGCTTGAAATTGACGGCAAGGTAGAGGAGTTAGCAGGGGCAAGCAAATATATTCATAACAATCTTACGTCGGGGACGGCACATACGTACCGTATCCGGGCAATGAATGCAACAGGAGTTACGGCCTGGAGTCCGGCTTTGCAGAAGAGTACAACCAGCCCGGATTATACCCTTGCAGTGAAGAAGGACAAGGAATACAGCCTGACGCTGCTGGCCTCGAGTGTTCAGGACTTTAGCGAACTGGTCTTCACGGTAACTTACGATCCGAATGAGCTTGAATTAGCAGATCTGTATGATTTCACACCAGCCCATGACCTATCGAGCGGCGTCATTCCAGACTCCAATCTGAGCGCGGTGTACAGCAGCGGGAAGATCATCTTCACGATTAACCAGAATGTGGTGCCAGGCTCTTCCTGGTCGGGTGAAATCACAACGCTGCTATTTAAATCCAAAATAAATGGAACAGCGAACGTGCATGTGACAGTAGATTAA